Genomic window (Chiroxiphia lanceolata isolate bChiLan1 chromosome 32, bChiLan1.pri, whole genome shotgun sequence):
CACTCCCATCCCAGTGGCCATCACCCCCCTCCTGGTGGCCACCACTCCCATCTCCAGGTCCCCCAACTCCATGGCCACCACAGGGCCCATCCCAGTGGCCACCCTGCTctcccccctcaccctcccaTTGCCTGTCTGCCCCGGTAGCCACCCTGACCCCGCGCTTGCCCAACGCCAACCGTGGCCTCCCCTTGTCCAGGGCGGCCAGGAGGGCGCAGGCCATGCACAGGTCACCGCTGGCCACTGACCCGCAGCGCCCGCAAGCCCCTGGCGGTTCCcccgcgcccggcgccgccCCCAGGGCCAGCCGGTGCCCCGAGTGGGCCAAGGCGGCCACGGCCGCCGGCCGGGCGGCCTCCAGGTCCTTGAGGAGGGCGCGGGGGTGGCCCCGGAAGGCCAAGGGCGCGTGGTGGCACTCGGAGCTGGCATAGGAGAGCCCCAGGAAGTGGGCGTAGAGCACGATCTCCCTCTGCGCCGCGTGACGCAGCGGCTTCAGCCGTGGCACCGCTGGGCGGGTGGCGTTGGGTTGGGGGGGGGTCTGGGTGGGTTTCCTTGGGTTCCTGTTGAATTTCGTTGGGTTTCCGTTGCTGTTTCTTAGGTTTCCCTTGAGTTCTGATGAATTGTCGTTGGGTTGCATTGAGTTTCTGTCGAATTTTGTGGGGTTTCTTTTGGGTTCCAATGAGTCATGGTTGGGTTCCATTGGGTTGTCGTTGGGTTCCACTGGGTTTCTGTTGGGTTCCACTGGGTTTCTGTTCAATTTTGTTGGGTTTCTGTTGGGTTCCGATAAGTTGTCATTGAGTTCTGATGAGTTGTCATTGGGTTCCATTGAGTTGTTGTTGGGTTCCGATGAGTTGCCGTTGGGTTCCGATGAGTTATCATTGGGTTCCGTTGGGTTTCCATTGAGTTCCGATGAGTTGTCACTGGGTTCCGTTGAGTTTCCGTTGGATTCCGATGAGTTGTCGTTGGGTTCTGTTGGGTTTCTGTTGGGTTCCTTCTTGGTGGTCCCAGTGGCCTCATCGGCCTCATTGGCCTTATTGGTGGCCCCAGTGGCCTCGTTGGTTGCCCCGGTGGCCTCGTTGGCCCCAATGGCTTCGTTGGTGGCCCTGGAGAACTCACTGGTGGCCGCGGTGGCCTCGTTGGTGGCCCCGGTGGCCTCATTGGCCGCGCGCCGCAGCCGGGCCACATCCCCGCGCAGGAAGTTCATCAGAACCGTCTCGGCCACGTCATCAGCGTTGTGACCTGGGGGGGGGCCCAGTGACCACCAGTCACCTCCCAGTAATACCCAGTGACctcccagtgacctcccagtGACCAGTAGTGACCTCCCAGTGAGCACCAGTGACCTCCCAGTAACAGCCAGTGACCTCCCAGTGACACCCAGTGAcctcccagtaacacccagtgACCTCCCAGTGACACCCAGTGACCTCACACTCACCCCAATCCCATCCCAGTTTCCCCCAAGCCTCCCCCAGTCCCTTCTaccccctcccagtccccctgaatcccctcccagtccctcccgCTCCCCTCCCAGTTcaccccagtcccctcccagtgctcccaaaTCCCCTCCAAGTCCCTCACAGTTCCCCCCAGTACTCACCAGTTGCTATCCAGTCGGCCCCCATCTCCCTGGCCCCTCTCTCTAGTACCTCCCAGTCgcctcccagtcccccccaatCCCCACCCAGTCCCTCTCAATCCCCACCCAGCCCCCCCTactccctcccagtcccctccatTCCTCTTCCAGTCCCTCCCACTGCTCTCTaaccccctcccagtcccccccagtgctcccaagTCACTACCCACTCTGCACCCATCTCCATGGCCCCActcccactcccctcccagtccctcccaatcccctcccagtccctcccagtcccccccagtcccctctctgtccctcccagtcccccccagtccaccccaatcccctcccagtccctcccaatcccctcccagtcccccccaatcccctcctagtccctcccagtcccactCAATCCCCCCTAGTCCCTCCCACTCCCCCCATCGCTCACCAGTCACTATCCAGTCGGCCCCCATCTCCCTGGCCCCCCTCTCCATTGCCCTCCTCCTGAGGACCCCACAGAGGGTGCAGCGGCTCCTCCCGCCCAGCGCCGGCCCCGCCTGGTCCACGGTGAGCCCGAAGAGCTCCCGGTGCTCCACCAcgagcaggggcaggggcagggccagggccacCTCCCTGAGGGCCACCAGGGAGGGTTCTCGGTAGCCGGAGATGCCCTCGTCCACGGCCAGCAGCGCCAACTTCAGCCCCAAATTGTGGCACCGATCCAACTGGGACAGAACGTGGGCCAGTACGGTGGAATCTTTGCCCCCCGAGGCCGCCACggccaccccctgccccggTTTGGGGGTCCCCGAGGGGTCGCCGAGCAGGGCACGGAGGGTCTCGGCCTCGAAGGCGGCAACAAAGCAGTGGCGgcagaaggggaggagggagcgggAGCGCAGCAGGGATGAGGGGTTGGGGCAGCGGGAGCAGCGAGGGGGGGGCATGGCCGGGcctgcaggggggaaaaaggggaaaaagagggaaaaagggtCAGAGGGAGGTGGGAATTCCAACAAAAAAATGGGGATTCCCCACAAATAGGGATTTTTGGGCCTAAAATGGGTGCTTTTGGTCCTAAAATGAGGTGTACGTTCGGTCCTAAATTGGACACTTTTGGTcaaaaaaatgagtattttcGATCCTAAAATGGGGGGTGATTTTGGTCCTAAAATGGACAGTTTCAATCAAAAAAATGGGTATTTTTGGTCTTAAAATGGGGGGTGGTTTTGGTCCTAAAATGGACAATTTCAATCAAAAAAATGGGTATTTTTGGTTCTAAAACTGGGAGGAGGGTTGGTCAAAACATGGGAATTCCCCACAAATGGGGATTTTTGGACCTAAAATGGGTGGTTTCGGTCCTAAACTGGACAGTTTTGGTCAAAAAAATGGGTATTTTTGGGCCTAAAATGGGAGGTGGTTTTGGTCCTAAAATGGACACTTTTGATCAAAACAATGGGTATTTTTGGTTCTAAAAAGGGGGGTGGTTTGGTCCTAAAACAGGcacttttgattaaaaaaataggtatttttggTTCTAAAATGGGGGATGATTTTGGTCCTAAAATGGACAATTCTGGTCAAAAAAATGGGTATTTTTGGGCCAAAAATGGGGGGTGGTTTCGCTCCTAAAATGGACACTTTTGATCAAAAAAATGGGTATTTTCGGTTCTAAAATGGGGGATGGTTTTGGTCCTAAAACAGAcacttttgattaaaaaaatgggtATTTTTGGTTCTAAAATGGGGGATGTTTTTGGTCCTAAAATGGACAGTTCTGGTCAAAAAAATGGGTATTTTTGGGCCTAAAATGGGGGTGGTTTCGGTCCTAAAATGGATGGTTTTGGTcaaaaaaaagggtatttttgGTCCTAAAATGGAtgtttttggttaaaaaaatggGTGGTTTTGGTCCTAAAATGAGGGGTGGTTTCGGTCCTAAAATGGACAGCTTTTGGGTATTTTTGGTTCTAAAATGGGGGGTGGTTTTGGTCCTAAAATGGGTGgctttggttaaaaaaataagtatttttggTCCTATAATTAGGGGGGGGTGTTGGTCAAAAAATGGGAATTCCCCACAAATGGGGATTTTTGGGCCTAAAACGGGTGGTTTCGGTCCTAAAATGGACACTTTTGATCAAAAAAATGGGTATTTTTGGTTCTAAAATGGGAGGTGGTTTTGGTCCTAAAACGGACAcctttggttaaaaaaatggttatttttgGTCCTAAAATTGCGGGGGGGTTGGTCAAAACCAGGAATTTTTGGACTCAAATGGGTGTTTTCGGGTCCAAAAACGAGAATCTTCAAAAACGCATgaatttggttaaaaaaaaaaaaaggacctttTAGCCCCCCAAATGCTCATTTTTACACACAAAAGGGGTATTTTTGAGAACTAAAATGGTCTTTTTCAGCCAGAAAATGAGACTTTTTGGTTCcaaaatgtgaattttcagCCCTAAATCGGTAGTTTTGGACCAAAAACGGGTATTTTTGGTCCAAGATGGATGTTTTTAGCCCCAAAATGGACACTTTTAGACCCAAAATCAATACTTTGGGTCAAAACATGGGAATTTTCTGCCCGAAATTGGTAATTTCGGTCAAAAAATGAGTATTTATACTCTCAAAACAGGTATTTTTGGACCTAAAATGGGTAGTTTTGGACCTCGAATGGGTATTTTGGGTcaaaaaatgggattttttagccccaaaatgtgtatttttcgGCCTAAAATGGACATTTTTAGACACGAGTTTGGTATTTTTGGCcacaaaatgagaatttttggTCCCaaaatggggattttttggAAGTAAAATGAGAGAACTTTGAACCTAAAAtccccctcagagcccccaaAACTCTTCAGAACCCCCTCAAGAGTCCCCTtagacccccccaaatccccctcgGACCCCCCAGATTCCCCCCCGAGACACAAATAGTccctcccagacccccccaaatccccctcagacccccccaaatccccccggggaccccaaaaccccccaaacctctccagcccccctggggacccccaaatcctcccccaAGAACCCAAATGGTccctcccagacccccccaaacctccccaacCCCCCCTCGCACCTCCCAATTCCCCTCCCCGAGACACAAATGGTCcctcccagaccccccaaatccccctcagagcccccaaatccccccggggacccccccaacccccttcCGAGACACAAATGGTTCCTCCCAGACCCTCCAAATCCCCCCGGGACCTCCAAATCCCCCCCATGGGACAGAAATGGTCCCTTCTTGGaccccacaaccccccccccgagcccccaaatccctccctggaccccccaaatccccaccACCAAAACCCTGATTGGTCTCTcccagaccccccaaatccccctcagagcccccaaATCCACCCCCTGGACCCCCCAACTCCCCCCGTAAACAGAAATGGCCcctcccagaccccccaaatccccctcagagcccccaaAACTCTTCAAGatccccccaaaactccccttGGACCCTCCAAATCCCCCTcggaccccccaaatccccccccccctcggACAGAAAGGGTCCTTCCCAGACCCCCCAAATGCCCCTCAGAGCCCCCAAATCACCCTTTGGatcccccaacccccccccccgagaCACAAATGGTTcctcccagaccccccaaacctcccctgggaccccccaaacccccccgttcccccctctccccctccgTCACCTTCTGTTGGTTTGGCCCGTCCGGGGCCTCCTCGCACTTTTCCCGCCGTGCCCCGCGCGTACTCAGGCCACGCCCATCGCAAACGACCAATCGGTGCCTTCTCTCCCATCCTTAACCCCGCCCCGCCCCGAATCGACCAATCCACGCGCGACTTCTGGGTGTAACCACGCCTACGAGCCACTTCCGGGTCAGTGTATCCAATCAGAGCGAAAAGGGGCGTGACCCGAGGGTGGTTAAGGTCCCGCCCACAGCGGAAATTT
Coding sequences:
- the LOC116779898 gene encoding transcriptional regulator ovo-like isoform X3, translated to MKTRPFPPNHAPFRQTAPFSVKTRPSTSSASRLRPAPEFGAAAPLNFRCGRDLNHPRVTPLFALIGYTDPEVARRRGYTQKSRVDWSIRGGAGLRMGEKAPIGRLRWAWPEYARGTAGKVRGGPGRAKPTEGPAMPPPRCSRCPNPSSLLRSRSLLPFCRHCFVAAFEAETLRALLGDPSGTPKPGQGVAVAASGGKDSTVLAHVLSQLDRCHNLGLKLALLAVDEGISGYREPSLVALREVALALPLPLLVVEHRELFGLTVDQAGPALGGRSRCTLCGVLRRRAMERGAREMGADWIVTGHNADDVAETVLMNFLRGDVARLRRAANEATGATNEATAATSEFSRATNEAIGANEATGATNEATGATNKANEADEATGTTKKEPNRNPTEPNDNSSESNGNSTEPSDNSSELNGNPTEPNDNSSEPNGNSSEPNNNSMEPNDNSSELNDNLSEPNRNPTKLNRNPVEPNRNPVEPNDNPMEPNHDSLEPKRNPTKFDRNSMQPNDNSSELKGNLRNSNGNPTKFNRNPRKPTQTPPQPNATRPAVPRLKPLRHAAQREIVLYAHFLGLSYASSECHHAPLAFRGHPRALLKDLEAARPAAVAALAHSGHRLALGAAPGAGEPPGACGRCGSVASGDLCMACALLAALDKGRPRLALGKRGVRVATGADRQWEGEGGEQGGHWDGPCGGHGVGGPGDGSGGHQEGGDGHWDGSGGHGVEGPGNGGGGRQEGGGGQGATGCEGGGRGGSSGGHGGCGCRAGGPGAGGQAGGHGGCSRGHGGSSGDPLGREVQVEVVSRGGRSERRCLRGFGHIRGGLDIWDF
- the LOC116779898 gene encoding uncharacterized protein LOC116779898 isoform X2 codes for the protein MKTRPFPPNHAPFRQTAPFSVKTRPSTSSASRLRPAPEFGAAAPLNFRCGRDLNHPRVTPLFALIGYTDPEVARRRGYTQKSRVDWSIRGGAGLRMGEKAPIGRLRWAWPEYARGTAGKVRGGPGRAKPTEGPAMPPPRCSRCPNPSSLLRSRSLLPFCRHCFVAAFEAETLRALLGDPSGTPKPGQGVAVAASGGKDSTVLAHVLSQLDRCHNLGLKLALLAVDEGISGYREPSLVALREVALALPLPLLVVEHRELFGLTVDQAGPALGGRSRCTLCGVLRRRAMERGAREMGADWIVTGHNADDVAETVLMNFLRGDVARLRRAANEATGATNEATAATSEFSRATNEAIGANEATGATNEATGATNKANEADEATGTTKKEPNRNPTEPNDNSSESNGNSTEPNDNLSEPNRNPTKLNRNPVEPNRNPVEPNDNPMEPNHDSLEPKRNPTKFDRNSMQPNDNSSELKGNLRNSNGNPTKFNRNPRKPTQTPPQPNATRPAVPRLKPLRHAAQREIVLYAHFLGLSYASSECHHAPLAFRGHPRALLKDLEAARPAAVAALAHSGHRLALGAAPGAGEPPGACGRCGSVASGDLCMACALLAALDKGRPRLALGKRGVRVATGADRQWEGEGGEQGGHWDGPCGGHGVGGPGDGSGGHQEGGDGHWDGSGGHGVEGPGNGGGGRQEGGGGQGATGCEGGGRGGSSGGHGGCGCRAGGPGAGGQAGGHGGCSGGHGGGSGGHGGCGCRGGGPRADGQAGGHGGNSGCHGGSFGGHGVCGHRVAFGDPLGREVQVEVVSRGGRSERRCLRGFGHIRGGLDIWDF
- the LOC116779898 gene encoding uncharacterized protein LOC116779898 isoform X4, whose amino-acid sequence is MKTRPFPPNHAPFRQTAPFSVKTRPSTSSASRLRPAPEFGAAAPLNFRCGRDLNHPRVTPLFALIGYTDPEVARRRGYTQKSRVDWSIRGGAGLRMGEKAPIGRLRWAWPEYARGTAGKVRGGPGRAKPTEGPAMPPPRCSRCPNPSSLLRSRSLLPFCRHCFVAAFEAETLRALLGDPSGTPKPGQGVAVAASGGKDSTVLAHVLSQLDRCHNLGLKLALLAVDEGISGYREPSLVALREVALALPLPLLVVEHRELFGLTVDQAGPALGGRSRCTLCGVLRRRAMERGAREMGADWIVTGHNADDVAETVLMNFLRGDVARLRRAANEATGATNEATAATSEFSRATNEAIGANEATGATNEATGATNKANEADEATGTTKKEPNRNPTEPNDNSSESNGNSTEPSDNSSELNGNPTEPNDNSSEPNRNPTKFDRNSMQPNDNSSELKGNLRNSNGNPTKFNRNPRKPTQTPPQPNATRPAVPRLKPLRHAAQREIVLYAHFLGLSYASSECHHAPLAFRGHPRALLKDLEAARPAAVAALAHSGHRLALGAAPGAGEPPGACGRCGSVASGDLCMACALLAALDKGRPRLALGKRGVRVATGADRQWEGEGGEQGGHWDGPCGGHGVGGPGDGSGGHQEGGDGHWDGSGGHGVEGPGNGGGGRQEGGGGQGATGCEGGGRGGSSGGHGGCGCRAGGPGAGGQAGGHGGCSGGHGGGSGGHGGCGCRGGGPRADGQAGGHGGNSGCHGGSFGGHGVCGHRVAFGDPLGREVQVEVVSRGGRSERRCLRGFGHIRGGLDIWDF
- the LOC116779898 gene encoding uncharacterized protein LOC116779898 isoform X1, which produces MKTRPFPPNHAPFRQTAPFSVKTRPSTSSASRLRPAPEFGAAAPLNFRCGRDLNHPRVTPLFALIGYTDPEVARRRGYTQKSRVDWSIRGGAGLRMGEKAPIGRLRWAWPEYARGTAGKVRGGPGRAKPTEGPAMPPPRCSRCPNPSSLLRSRSLLPFCRHCFVAAFEAETLRALLGDPSGTPKPGQGVAVAASGGKDSTVLAHVLSQLDRCHNLGLKLALLAVDEGISGYREPSLVALREVALALPLPLLVVEHRELFGLTVDQAGPALGGRSRCTLCGVLRRRAMERGAREMGADWIVTGHNADDVAETVLMNFLRGDVARLRRAANEATGATNEATAATSEFSRATNEAIGANEATGATNEATGATNKANEADEATGTTKKEPNRNPTEPNDNSSESNGNSTEPSDNSSELNGNPTEPNDNSSEPNGNSSEPNNNSMEPNDNSSELNDNLSEPNRNPTKLNRNPVEPNRNPVEPNDNPMEPNHDSLEPKRNPTKFDRNSMQPNDNSSELKGNLRNSNGNPTKFNRNPRKPTQTPPQPNATRPAVPRLKPLRHAAQREIVLYAHFLGLSYASSECHHAPLAFRGHPRALLKDLEAARPAAVAALAHSGHRLALGAAPGAGEPPGACGRCGSVASGDLCMACALLAALDKGRPRLALGKRGVRVATGADRQWEGEGGEQGGHWDGPCGGHGVGGPGDGSGGHQEGGDGHWDGSGGHGVEGPGNGGGGRQEGGGGQGATGCEGGGRGGSSGGHGGCGCRAGGPGAGGQAGGHGGCSGGHGGGSGGHGGCGCRGGGPRADGQAGGHGGNSGCHGGSFGGHGVCGHRVAFGDPLGREVQVEVVSRGGRSERRCLRGFGHIRGGLDIWDF
- the LOC116779898 gene encoding transcriptional regulator ovo-like isoform X5 yields the protein MKTRPFPPNHAPFRQTAPFSVKTRPSTSSASRLRPAPEFGAAAPLNFRCGRDLNHPRVTPLFALIGYTDPEVARRRGYTQKSRVDWSIRGGAGLRMGEKAPIGRLRWAWPEYARGTAGKVRGGPGRAKPTEGHNADDVAETVLMNFLRGDVARLRRAANEATGATNEATAATSEFSRATNEAIGANEATGATNEATGATNKANEADEATGTTKKEPNRNPTEPNDNSSESNGNSTEPSDNSSELNGNPTEPNDNSSEPNGNSSEPNNNSMEPNDNSSELNDNLSEPNRNPTKLNRNPVEPNRNPVEPNDNPMEPNHDSLEPKRNPTKFDRNSMQPNDNSSELKGNLRNSNGNPTKFNRNPRKPTQTPPQPNATRPAVPRLKPLRHAAQREIVLYAHFLGLSYASSECHHAPLAFRGHPRALLKDLEAARPAAVAALAHSGHRLALGAAPGAGEPPGACGRCGSVASGDLCMACALLAALDKGRPRLALGKRGVRVATGADRQWEGEGGEQGGHWDGPCGGHGVGGPGDGSGGHQEGGDGHWDGSGGHGVEGPGNGGGGRQEGGGGQGATGCEGGGRGGSSGGHGGCGCRAGGPGAGGQAGGHGGCSGGHGGGSGGHGGCGCRGGGPRADGQAGGHGGNSGCHGGSFGGHGVCGHRVAFGDPLGREVQVEVVSRGGRSERRCLRGFGHIRGGLDIWDF